In Ailuropoda melanoleuca isolate Jingjing chromosome 4, ASM200744v2, whole genome shotgun sequence, the following proteins share a genomic window:
- the LRATD1 gene encoding protein LRATD1, giving the protein MGNQLDRITHLNYSELPTGDPSGIEKDELRVGVAYFFSDEEEDLDERGQPDKFGVKAPPGCTPCPESPSRRHHHLLHQLVLNETQFSAFRGQECIFSKVSGGPQGADLSVYAVTALPALCEPGDLLELLWLQPAPEPPAPAPHWAVYVGGGQIIHLHQGEIRQDSLYEAGAANVGRVVNSWYRYRPLVAELVVQNACGHLGLKSEEICWTNSESFAAWCRFGKREFKAGGEVPAGTQPPQQQYYLKVHLGENKVHTARFHSLEDLIREKRRIDASGRLRVLQELADLVDDKE; this is encoded by the coding sequence ATGGGCAACCAACTGGACCGCATCACCCACCTCAACTACAGCGAGTTGCCCACAGGGGACCCGTCGGGGATCGAGAAGGACGAGCTGCGGGTCGGGGTCGCCTACTTCTTCTCGGATGAGGAGGAGGACCTGGACGAACGCGGCCAGCCGGACAAGTTTGGCGTGAAGGCCCCCCCGGGCTGCACTCCCTGCCCAGAGAGCCCCagccgccgccaccaccacctGCTGCACCAGCTGGTCCTCAACGAAACTCAGTTCTCCGCCTTCCGGGGCCAGGAATGCATCTTCTCCAAAGTGAGCGGCGGCCCTCAGGGCGCCGACCTGAGCGTCTACGCTGTCACGGCGCTGCCCGCGCTCTGCGAGCCCGGCGACCTGCTGGAGCTGCTGTGGCTGCAGCCGGCGCCCGAgccgcccgcccccgccccgcactGGGCCGTCTACGTGGGTGGCGGGCAGATCATCCACCTGCACCAAGGCGAGATCCGCCAGGACAGCCTGTACGAGGCGGGCGCGGCCAACGTGGGCCGGGTGGTGAATAGCTGGTACCGCTACCGCCCGCTGGTGGCCGAGCTGGTGGTGCAGAACGCCTGCGGCCACCTGGGCCTCAAGAGCGAGGAGATCTGCTGGACGAACTCGGAGAGCTTCGCCGCCTGGTGCCGCTTTGGCAAGCGGGAGTTCAAGGCCGGAGGGGAGGTGCCGGCCGGCACGCAGCCCCCGCAGCAGCAGTACTATCTCAAGGTGCACCTGGGCGAGAACAAGGTGCACACGGCCAGGTTTCACAGCCTGGAAGACCTCATCCGTGAGAAGCGCCGCATCGACGCCAGCGGTCGCCTGCGAGTGCTCCAGGAGCTCGCCGACCTCGTGGACGACAAGGAGTAG